In Archangium violaceum, the following are encoded in one genomic region:
- a CDS encoding NAD(P)H-dependent oxidoreductase translates to MKVFIVHAHPEPQSFNGALTLHAQEVLRAAGHEVRVSDLHAMKWNPVLDRHNFTTVANPDYFKPQQEEMHAAQHHGFAPDVQAEMEKLQWCDVLVFQAPLWWFSLPAILKGWVDRVFAMGFAYGGGRWFDRGVFRGKRAMLSLTTGGGDSFYAPDGINGDINDLLYPINHGIFYFCGFDALPPFLSYAPARVSDTQRAAYLAAYGERLLTLDTVKPLSYPPLAAFDETFRRRAG, encoded by the coding sequence ATGAAAGTCTTCATCGTCCATGCCCACCCCGAGCCGCAGAGCTTCAATGGAGCCCTCACCCTCCATGCCCAGGAGGTCCTCCGGGCGGCGGGCCACGAGGTCCGCGTGTCCGACCTGCACGCCATGAAGTGGAACCCCGTGTTGGACCGGCACAACTTCACCACGGTGGCCAACCCGGACTACTTCAAGCCGCAGCAGGAGGAGATGCACGCCGCGCAGCACCACGGCTTCGCTCCGGACGTCCAGGCGGAGATGGAGAAGCTGCAGTGGTGCGACGTGCTCGTCTTCCAGGCGCCGCTGTGGTGGTTCTCGCTGCCGGCCATCCTCAAGGGCTGGGTGGACCGCGTCTTCGCCATGGGGTTCGCCTACGGCGGAGGCCGCTGGTTCGACCGGGGCGTCTTCCGCGGCAAGCGGGCCATGCTGTCGCTGACCACGGGCGGAGGGGACAGCTTCTACGCCCCGGATGGCATCAACGGCGACATCAACGACCTGCTCTACCCCATCAACCACGGCATCTTCTATTTCTGCGGCTTCGACGCGCTGCCGCCCTTCCTCAGCTACGCGCCGGCGCGCGTGAGCGACACGCAGCGCGCGGCGTACCTGGCGGCCTACGGTGAGCGGTTGCTCACCCTGGACACGGTGAAGCCCCTCTCCTACCCCCCGCTGGCGGCGTTCGACGAGACCTTCCGCCGCCGAGCGGGTTGA